A single Cellulomonas sp. SLBN-39 DNA region contains:
- a CDS encoding ParA family protein, which yields MNASIDADDARRAALVQSLPAADADTPLMAELQLDARRRIELRGRRFPRPPATRVITVANQKGGVGKTTTTVNLAAALAQAGLQVLVLDNDPQGNASTALGIEHRAGTPSIYEVLVDGAPMHGAVQESPEVPGLWCLPATIDLSGAEIELVSMVARETRLRTALEQYLQWRRDNGHEPIDYVFVDCPPSLGLLTVNAFVVAREVLIPIQCEYYALEGLSQLLKTIDLIQAHLNPALEVSTILLTMYDARTNLAQQVADEVRTHFPERTLRTTVPRSVRISEAPSYGQTVMTYDAGSSGALAYLEAARELAERAAPGTGSTNETVGATAAPAATQEDM from the coding sequence ATGAATGCTTCGATCGACGCGGACGACGCCCGTCGGGCCGCCCTTGTGCAGAGCCTGCCTGCCGCCGACGCGGACACCCCGCTGATGGCCGAGCTGCAGCTCGACGCCCGCCGCCGGATCGAGCTGCGCGGCCGACGCTTCCCCCGCCCGCCGGCGACGCGAGTCATCACCGTGGCGAACCAGAAGGGTGGCGTGGGCAAGACCACCACGACGGTCAACCTCGCCGCCGCGCTCGCGCAGGCCGGTCTGCAGGTGCTTGTGCTCGACAACGACCCCCAGGGGAACGCGTCGACGGCGCTGGGCATCGAGCACCGGGCGGGCACCCCCTCCATCTACGAGGTGCTCGTGGACGGCGCCCCGATGCACGGTGCGGTCCAGGAGAGCCCCGAAGTGCCGGGCCTGTGGTGCCTGCCGGCGACCATCGACCTCTCGGGCGCCGAGATCGAGCTCGTCTCGATGGTGGCGCGCGAGACCCGTCTGCGCACCGCGCTCGAGCAGTACCTGCAGTGGCGCAGAGACAACGGTCACGAACCGATCGACTACGTGTTCGTCGACTGCCCCCCGAGCCTCGGGCTGCTCACCGTCAATGCGTTCGTCGTGGCGCGGGAGGTGCTCATCCCGATCCAGTGCGAGTACTACGCGCTCGAGGGGCTCTCCCAGCTGCTCAAGACGATCGACCTCATCCAGGCGCACCTCAACCCCGCGCTCGAGGTGTCGACCATCCTGCTGACCATGTACGACGCGCGCACCAACCTCGCGCAGCAGGTGGCGGACGAGGTACGGACCCACTTCCCCGAGCGGACGCTCCGGACGACGGTGCCGCGCTCGGTACGGATCTCCGAGGCGCCCAGCTACGGCCAGACCGTGATGACGTACGACGCCGGGTCGTCCGGGGCGCTCGCCTACCTGGAAGCGGCGCGCGAGCTCGCCGAGCGCGCCGCGCCGGGCACCGGCAGCACGAACGAGACCGTCGGTGCGACCGCAGCCCCGGCCGCGACGCAGGAGGACATGTGA
- a CDS encoding ParB/RepB/Spo0J family partition protein, translating to MSEKRRGLGRGLGALIPTGLDGSRSTGADRPVDVFFPDNRKAAAAAQAAEDQAAVEATEPPADGAVRTDVRAPEAATADGVPATDAERGVAASTESVPAAKDEGVVADARTADAVAQERDGGRATGSQREDVAAVTGAPAVDPTQVSGPSGASALVSSSGEAASPTGTASGGDGHVAAPASDDWKADVADLVPVPGARFAELPVDAIRANARQPRQVFDDDALEELVGSIRELGVLQPIVVRDVGDGYELIMGERRWRATQQAGLETIPAIIRETDDADMLRDALLENLHRAQLNPLEEAAAYQQLLDDFGCTHDELATRIHRSRPQISNTLRLLRLPPLVQRRVAAGVISAGHARALLGLSDGAAIERLAQRIVAEGLSVRAVEEIVALGGDETAPTRRPRARAGVRNEALDELAGRLSDRFETRVKVDLGKTRGRLTVEFASVQDLNRILNTLAPDDPGLLRG from the coding sequence GTGAGCGAGAAGCGCCGTGGACTGGGCCGAGGGCTCGGTGCACTGATCCCCACCGGGCTCGACGGCAGCCGGAGCACCGGCGCCGACCGGCCCGTGGATGTGTTCTTCCCCGACAACCGCAAGGCTGCGGCCGCCGCGCAGGCGGCCGAGGACCAGGCGGCCGTGGAGGCGACCGAACCGCCGGCCGACGGTGCTGTGCGCACGGACGTTCGTGCACCCGAGGCCGCCACGGCGGATGGTGTGCCGGCCACAGACGCGGAGCGGGGAGTGGCTGCGTCCACCGAGTCCGTGCCGGCAGCGAAGGACGAGGGCGTCGTCGCGGACGCGCGGACCGCGGACGCCGTCGCGCAGGAGCGCGACGGTGGACGCGCGACCGGCAGCCAGCGCGAGGACGTCGCGGCCGTCACCGGTGCGCCGGCGGTCGACCCCACGCAGGTCTCCGGCCCGAGCGGTGCATCGGCCCTGGTCAGCAGCTCGGGAGAGGCCGCGTCACCCACCGGCACCGCGTCCGGCGGCGACGGTCATGTCGCGGCTCCCGCGTCGGACGACTGGAAGGCGGACGTCGCCGATCTCGTGCCCGTGCCGGGCGCGCGCTTCGCCGAGCTGCCCGTCGACGCGATCCGGGCGAACGCACGGCAGCCGCGCCAGGTCTTTGACGACGACGCGCTCGAGGAGCTGGTCGGCTCGATCCGTGAGCTCGGCGTGCTCCAGCCGATCGTCGTCCGTGACGTGGGTGACGGGTACGAGCTGATCATGGGGGAGCGCCGCTGGCGCGCCACCCAGCAGGCCGGGCTGGAGACCATCCCGGCGATCATCCGCGAGACCGACGACGCGGACATGCTGCGGGACGCGCTCCTGGAGAACCTGCACCGGGCGCAGCTCAACCCCCTCGAGGAGGCCGCCGCCTACCAGCAGCTGCTCGACGACTTCGGGTGCACGCACGACGAGCTGGCCACCCGGATCCACCGCTCGCGGCCGCAGATCTCCAACACGCTGCGTCTGCTGCGCCTGCCTCCGCTCGTCCAGCGGCGGGTGGCGGCCGGCGTCATCTCCGCAGGTCACGCGCGGGCGCTGCTCGGGCTGAGCGACGGCGCCGCCATCGAGCGGCTGGCCCAGCGCATCGTCGCCGAGGGGCTGTCCGTGCGGGCCGTCGAGGAGATCGTCGCGCTCGGCGGGGACGAGACGGCTCCGACACGGCGGCCTCGTGCCCGCGCGGGAGTGCGCAACGAGGCGCTCGACGAGCTGGCCGGGCGCCTCTCCGACCGGTTCGAGACGCGCGTCAAGGTCGACCTGGGCAAGACGCGCGGACGCCTGACCGTCGAGTTCGCCTCGGTGCAGGACCTCAACCGGATCCTCAACACGCTCGCCCCGGACGACCCGGGGCTGCTCCGAGGCTGA
- a CDS encoding D-alanine--D-alanine ligase, protein MDAPARAPRVAVLAGGLSHERDVSLRSGRRVAEALRSTGAEVSVHDVDADLVPALRQLSPDVVWPVLHGASGEDGSVRDVVRMMGLRVLGTGPRASRVAWSKPIAKTVVARDGIATPDFATLPQSLFRELGAGAVLDMLVARLGLPLVVKPSRGGSALGVTLVERREDLPQAMIACFSYTDTALVERAVVGVEVAVSVLDTGDGPFALPPVEIVTDGPYDYDARYNAGRTQYFAPARLDEATTRAVQDVAVRAHRALGLERLSRTDLVVDAAGTPWFLEVNVAPGMTETSLLPQSAVAAGHGLGTLYRALVDAAVQAPVATD, encoded by the coding sequence GTGGACGCACCTGCACGCGCACCTCGGGTGGCGGTCCTGGCCGGCGGCCTGTCCCACGAGCGCGACGTCTCGCTGCGCAGCGGCCGCCGCGTGGCCGAGGCCCTGCGATCGACGGGTGCCGAGGTCAGCGTCCACGACGTCGACGCCGACCTCGTCCCGGCGCTGCGCCAGCTCTCCCCCGACGTCGTCTGGCCCGTGCTGCACGGCGCCAGCGGCGAGGACGGTTCGGTCCGCGACGTCGTCCGGATGATGGGCCTGCGCGTGCTCGGGACGGGTCCGCGCGCCTCGCGCGTCGCCTGGAGCAAGCCGATCGCCAAGACCGTCGTGGCCCGCGACGGCATCGCGACACCGGACTTCGCGACGCTGCCGCAGTCGCTGTTCCGCGAGCTCGGCGCAGGGGCGGTCCTCGACATGCTCGTCGCGCGCCTCGGGCTGCCTCTGGTCGTCAAGCCCTCACGCGGCGGCTCCGCCCTCGGGGTCACGCTGGTCGAACGGCGCGAGGACCTGCCGCAGGCGATGATCGCGTGCTTCTCGTACACCGACACGGCTCTGGTCGAGCGGGCGGTGGTGGGCGTCGAGGTCGCTGTCAGCGTCCTCGACACAGGCGACGGACCGTTCGCGCTGCCGCCGGTCGAGATCGTCACCGACGGGCCGTACGACTACGACGCCCGGTACAACGCGGGACGGACGCAGTACTTCGCCCCGGCGCGGCTCGACGAGGCGACGACACGGGCCGTGCAGGACGTCGCCGTCCGCGCGCACCGGGCTCTCGGGCTCGAACGGCTCTCCCGTACCGACCTGGTCGTCGACGCGGCGGGCACGCCCTGGTTCCTGGAGGTCAACGTCGCGCCGGGCATGACCGAGACGTCCCTGCTGCCCCAGTCGGCCGTCGCTGCAGGTCACGGGCTCGGCACGCTCTACCGCGCACTGGTCGACGCCGCCGTGCAAGCACCCGTCGCCACCGACTGA